From a region of the Fischerella sp. JS2 genome:
- a CDS encoding phosphatase PAP2 family protein, with protein sequence MAELEKVNDENQITATSSQKSKSPVGFVQKLLIAHWSSLLLLLVGVYLPLQIFGLLALEVRQNAGGFPWDLPILVTIHSVAQAKLDVFVVMFTKLGSFRTVLPILSTIALILILQRRWRSLTYLVITAAGSAIINHTAKEFWHRVRPHVWDSVTPEFTYSFPSGHAMTSMTLIAILVVLTWGSIWCWLVVSLGSLYVVAIGWTRLYLGVHFPSDIIAGWMVAIAWAIGVSLIIRPYSYSTSIDSEKPVSETKLLTEERQLVGEE encoded by the coding sequence ATGGCAGAGTTAGAAAAAGTCAACGATGAAAATCAGATCACAGCAACATCGTCGCAAAAGTCAAAGTCGCCTGTAGGGTTTGTGCAAAAACTATTGATTGCCCACTGGTCTTCTCTGTTGCTGCTACTGGTGGGTGTATATTTACCACTACAAATTTTTGGACTACTGGCGTTGGAGGTGCGGCAAAATGCGGGTGGTTTTCCTTGGGATTTGCCAATTCTGGTAACTATTCACTCTGTAGCACAGGCAAAGTTAGATGTATTTGTGGTGATGTTTACAAAACTGGGTTCGTTTAGGACTGTATTACCCATCCTCAGTACGATCGCACTCATTTTAATACTGCAACGTCGGTGGCGATCGCTCACTTATTTAGTCATCACCGCAGCTGGTAGTGCCATTATCAACCACACAGCCAAGGAATTTTGGCACAGAGTCCGCCCGCATGTGTGGGACTCAGTTACACCAGAGTTTACTTATTCATTTCCCAGTGGTCATGCCATGACTAGTATGACATTGATTGCCATTTTGGTAGTTTTGACCTGGGGTAGTATTTGGTGTTGGTTGGTAGTATCTTTAGGCAGCCTGTATGTAGTAGCGATTGGCTGGACACGGCTGTATTTGGGAGTTCATTTTCCCAGTGATATTATTGCAGGCTGGATGGTTGCGATCGCTTGGGCAATTGGCGTGAGTTTGATTATTAGACCTTATTCATACTCGACAAGTATTGATAGCGAAAAACCAGTGAGTGAAACGAAATTGCTGACTGAAGAACGGCAGTTGGTGGGTGAAGA